One genomic segment of Alicycliphilus denitrificans K601 includes these proteins:
- the trxA gene encoding thioredoxin TrxA yields MASDLIKQLSDASFEADVLKSSTPVLVDYWAEWCGPCKMIAPILDEVASAYQGKLQVAKMNVDDNREIPAKFGIRGIPTLMLFKDGQLAATKVGAMSKAQLTAFIDQQLG; encoded by the coding sequence ATGGCAAGCGACCTCATCAAGCAACTGTCTGACGCCAGCTTCGAAGCCGACGTGCTCAAGTCCTCCACGCCCGTGCTGGTGGACTACTGGGCCGAGTGGTGCGGCCCCTGCAAGATGATCGCCCCCATCCTCGACGAAGTGGCCAGCGCCTACCAGGGCAAGCTGCAGGTGGCCAAGATGAACGTGGACGACAACCGCGAGATCCCGGCCAAGTTCGGCATCCGCGGCATTCCCACGCTGATGCTGTTCAAGGACGGCCAGCTGGCCGCCACCAAGGTCGGCGCCATGAGCAAGGCGCAGCTCACCGCCTTCATCGACCAGCAACTGGGCTGA
- the rho gene encoding transcription termination factor Rho: MHLNELKALHVSEVLKQAEALEIENGGRMRKQELMFAIIKKRAKAGEQVFADGVLEILPDGFGFLRSPDSSYTASTDDIYISPSQVRRFNLHTGDMIEGEVRTPKDGERYFALTKLDSVNGGPPEQNKHKVMFENLTPLFPKEQMRLERDIKSDENITGRIIDIIAPIGRGQRALIVAPPKSGKTMMMQHIAHAITANHPDVHLMVLLVDERPEEVTEMQRSVKGEIIASTFDEPAARHVHVAEMVIERAKRLVELKKDVVILLDSITRLARAYNNVVPSSGKVLSGGVDSNALQRPKRFFGAARKVEEGGSLTIIATALVDTGSRMDEVIFEEFKGTGNCEIHLSRRLYEKRVFPAIELNKSGTRREELLLAPEILQKTRILRQFMYNMDEIEAMELMIKNMKATKTNVDFFDMMRRGG, encoded by the coding sequence ATGCACCTTAATGAACTCAAGGCACTGCACGTGTCTGAAGTCCTCAAGCAGGCCGAAGCGCTTGAGATCGAAAACGGCGGCCGCATGCGCAAGCAGGAGCTCATGTTCGCCATCATCAAGAAGCGCGCCAAGGCCGGCGAGCAGGTGTTTGCCGACGGCGTGCTCGAGATCCTGCCCGATGGATTCGGCTTCCTGCGCAGTCCCGATTCCAGCTACACCGCCAGCACCGACGACATCTACATCAGCCCCAGCCAGGTGCGGCGCTTCAACCTGCACACCGGCGACATGATCGAGGGCGAGGTGCGCACGCCCAAGGACGGCGAGCGCTACTTCGCGCTGACCAAGCTCGACTCCGTCAACGGCGGCCCGCCCGAGCAGAACAAGCACAAGGTGATGTTCGAGAACCTCACGCCGCTGTTCCCCAAGGAGCAGATGCGGCTGGAGCGCGACATCAAGAGCGACGAGAACATCACCGGCCGCATCATCGACATCATCGCCCCCATCGGCCGCGGCCAGCGCGCGCTCATCGTCGCGCCCCCAAAGAGCGGCAAGACGATGATGATGCAGCACATCGCCCACGCCATCACGGCCAACCACCCCGACGTGCACCTCATGGTGCTGCTCGTGGACGAGCGCCCCGAGGAAGTGACCGAGATGCAGCGCTCGGTCAAGGGCGAGATCATCGCCTCCACCTTCGACGAGCCCGCCGCGCGCCACGTGCACGTGGCCGAGATGGTGATCGAGCGCGCCAAGCGCCTCGTGGAGCTGAAGAAGGACGTGGTGATCCTGCTCGACTCCATCACCCGCCTGGCGCGCGCCTACAACAACGTCGTGCCCTCGTCGGGCAAGGTGCTCTCGGGCGGCGTGGACTCCAACGCGCTGCAGCGCCCCAAACGCTTCTTCGGCGCGGCGCGCAAGGTCGAGGAAGGTGGAAGCCTGACCATCATCGCCACGGCCCTGGTCGATACCGGCAGCCGCATGGACGAGGTGATCTTCGAAGAGTTCAAGGGCACGGGCAACTGCGAAATCCATCTGAGCCGGCGCCTGTACGAGAAGCGCGTGTTCCCCGCCATCGAGCTCAACAAGAGCGGCACGCGCCGCGAGGAACTGCTGCTCGCGCCCGAGATCCTGCAGAAGACCCGCATCCTGCGCCAGTTCATGT